In Desulfuromonadaceae bacterium, a single window of DNA contains:
- a CDS encoding sulfite exporter TauE/SafE family protein — MIDPLYTMAFMTGLLGFGHCIGMCGGLVGALSLSHDGRAGGITFHLLYNLGRTMTYTVIGLAVGWVGSAMAYTDHFRQITRYLLLGSDLFVILIGIGTAGLLTWLNVMKLEFPGPLQAMSQAVGSLRNHLPPALAALPLGMLFGFLPCGFLYAMFITAAQSASPVKGALTMFFFGLGTAPALLLFGTAAQRLGMASHRWMIRAAGAMVALMGCYNLYRHLKMFGWIGKAAGMDMG; from the coding sequence ATGATTGACCCTTTATACACAATGGCATTCATGACCGGGCTGCTTGGCTTTGGCCATTGTATTGGCATGTGCGGCGGACTGGTGGGGGCATTGTCCTTGTCGCACGACGGTCGCGCCGGGGGGATAACATTCCACCTCCTCTACAACCTGGGGCGCACAATGACCTATACGGTTATCGGTTTGGCCGTCGGCTGGGTTGGCTCGGCCATGGCCTATACCGACCATTTCAGGCAGATCACCCGCTACTTGCTCCTTGGCTCTGATCTTTTTGTCATCCTCATCGGCATCGGTACCGCCGGGCTGCTGACCTGGCTGAATGTGATGAAACTGGAATTTCCCGGCCCACTGCAAGCGATGAGTCAAGCGGTCGGTTCGTTGCGCAACCACTTGCCCCCTGCCCTTGCCGCGCTCCCGCTGGGGATGCTTTTCGGTTTTTTACCGTGCGGTTTTCTTTACGCCATGTTTATCACCGCCGCACAAAGTGCCTCACCAGTCAAAGGCGCACTGACCATGTTCTTTTTCGGCCTCGGCACCGCCCCGGCACTGTTGCTGTTCGGCACCGCCGCGCAACGTCTCGGCATGGCATCACATCGCTGGATGATTCGTGCTGCGGGGGCAATGGTGGCATTGATGGGGTGCTACAACCTCTATCGGCATCTGAAAATGTTCGGCTGGATCGGCAAGGCGGCGGGGATGGATATGGGATAG
- a CDS encoding FixH family protein has product MNRYQQLILLLIGCFLAFSVWATWQASTKGSRVTDADYYSKGLRYNQTQIEKNAARTLGWQVTSTLAGRQLSVALDNGRQPVSAADGVLLIFPNDGSAVQQYRLAEERSGRYSLQLPATLHGECRVLIEFEHQGARLERQLLLNLPEA; this is encoded by the coding sequence ATGAACCGTTATCAACAGTTGATTCTGCTCCTTATCGGTTGTTTCCTCGCCTTCTCCGTCTGGGCCACCTGGCAGGCGAGCACGAAAGGGAGCCGCGTCACCGATGCTGATTATTACAGCAAGGGGTTACGCTACAACCAGACCCAGATTGAAAAAAATGCCGCAAGAACCCTGGGCTGGCAGGTCACATCGACCCTCGCCGGGCGACAACTCAGCGTGGCTCTCGATAACGGCAGGCAACCGGTCAGTGCCGCTGACGGGGTGCTCCTCATCTTCCCGAACGATGGTTCGGCGGTGCAGCAGTATCGACTTGCCGAGGAGCGTAGCGGTCGTTATAGCCTTCAACTCCCCGCTACGCTGCATGGCGAATGCAGGGTTTTGATTGAATTTGAACATCAGGGCGCGCGCCTCGAACGACAATTGCTCCTTAATCTCCCGGAAGCGTGA
- a CDS encoding cbb3-type cytochrome c oxidase subunit II — MWEKKPLLLIVLATAAILVGTTITMVLPFAWVNTEADRIASVTPYTPLQQEGRDIYIREGCNNCHTQTIRPLVTEVLRYGDYSKSGEFVYDRPFLWGSKRTGPDLARIGGKYPDAWHYKHMDSPRSMVPKSNMYDYAWLRKNTLDPVMSERKMKVLGFPYTQEQLAQLKDKNELDAVVAYLQKLGSDIAWRKAAEVTIIGELKNPYPDTAHRSMEEWEAIYSDHCAACHGEHLEGEIGPQLEGANYTDEELFSLIFNGIPDGGMPAFSSLGTDKVWKITNFVKYYVQREDHP; from the coding sequence ATGTGGGAAAAGAAACCGCTGCTGTTGATCGTTCTCGCCACGGCCGCGATCCTGGTCGGAACAACGATCACCATGGTTCTGCCTTTCGCCTGGGTCAATACCGAAGCGGACCGGATTGCAAGTGTGACCCCCTATACCCCCCTGCAACAGGAAGGGCGCGACATCTACATTCGCGAGGGGTGCAACAATTGCCATACCCAGACGATCCGTCCGCTGGTCACCGAAGTATTGCGTTACGGTGATTACAGCAAATCGGGGGAGTTCGTTTACGATCGGCCATTTCTCTGGGGGTCCAAACGCACCGGCCCCGACCTGGCCCGTATCGGCGGGAAATATCCCGACGCCTGGCATTACAAGCACATGGATTCCCCCCGTTCAATGGTGCCAAAATCGAACATGTACGACTATGCCTGGCTGCGCAAAAATACCCTCGATCCGGTCATGAGCGAACGTAAAATGAAGGTTCTCGGCTTTCCCTATACCCAGGAGCAACTCGCGCAGCTGAAGGACAAGAATGAGCTCGACGCCGTTGTCGCCTATCTGCAGAAACTCGGTAGCGACATAGCGTGGCGCAAAGCGGCTGAAGTCACTATTATCGGTGAGTTAAAAAACCCCTACCCGGACACCGCTCATCGGTCGATGGAGGAATGGGAAGCTATTTACAGCGACCATTGCGCGGCCTGTCACGGGGAGCATCTGGAGGGCGAAATCGGGCCGCAGCTGGAGGGCGCGAACTATACCGATGAGGAGTTGTTCAGCCTGATCTTCAACGGCATCCCGGATGGCGGCATGCCGGCCTTCTCCAGTCTGGGGACGGACAAGGTCTGGAAAATCACCAATTTCGTCAAATACTACGTTCAGCGGGAGGATCATCCGTAA
- a CDS encoding cbb3-type cytochrome c oxidase subunit 3, producing MDWGAILYLGVTFGLFAIFVAIVIHTYRGKHKKTGEAPKYTMLDDD from the coding sequence ATGGACTGGGGCGCGATCCTCTACCTCGGAGTGACCTTCGGTCTCTTTGCAATCTTTGTCGCTATCGTCATCCACACCTATCGCGGCAAGCATAAAAAAACGGGGGAGGCCCCCAAATACACCATGCTTGATGACGACTAA
- a CDS encoding heavy metal translocating P-type ATPase — translation MAENPQLRCIHCDLPFPPAERVTETVDDDVLNFCCHGCRGAYLIIRGAGLESFYRRRERKAGIIREAFTRQFDADYLQRYVTHAGDKSEISLIIEGIHCAACVWLIERLLDEHPGIITARVNFATHRLLVGFDPTRTTPAGICTRLAEIGYLPRPYTPDELQRAAERERRSLLLRFGTAAFLSMQLMGFSIALYGGYLRGIDPDTRQLLQILAALVATPVVFYGGFPFLRGAWFSLRNRSANMDLLITLGTVSAYSYSLYALSQGGEVYFDTAAMIVTLILAGRLYESGARRQASSGIDRLLQLAPCRARRITGEGVTEVDSHQLLIADHILVGAGERFPVDGQILSGCTEVDEAAVNGEPLPVVREPGMKIVAGTLNLSGSVEILVTAVANESFVARVARLVEQAQACKAPLQRLADRVAMIFIPLVLLVAVGTWLYWFDQPGGWLHAITVLVVACPCALGLATPMAVMVATGNAAEHGILFRGGDILEGCAQVDLVAFDKTGTLTDGRPLVTHLSPHECSAERLLELAARAAAGSSHPLARGIIQAAVERGVSTLPVAHVQTIPGRGTALQTDEGLLLTGSWRYLHEQGITAARTENERSEVHVALHGKYIGCISLADQLRDEAATAVAALKRMGLGTLLLTGDQTGVAAHIATILRLDKYHAELTPADKVALIKDAERSGQHTLMVGDGINDAPALVSAHVGCAISGGTDIAIESADLVLARADLTNIPFALRLARQTVRIIRQNLLWAFSYNLVAIPLAASGKLAPVYGAAAMALSSVCVVTNSLRLKRIRKD, via the coding sequence ATGGCCGAAAACCCTCAACTGCGCTGTATCCACTGTGATCTCCCCTTCCCCCCCGCTGAACGGGTCACGGAAACGGTGGATGATGACGTGCTGAATTTCTGTTGTCACGGCTGCCGTGGGGCCTATCTGATTATCCGCGGAGCGGGGCTGGAGTCATTTTACCGTCGCCGTGAGCGTAAGGCAGGGATTATCCGTGAAGCTTTTACCCGGCAATTTGATGCCGACTACCTGCAACGATATGTCACCCACGCTGGTGACAAGAGCGAGATCAGTCTGATCATCGAGGGGATTCATTGTGCCGCCTGTGTCTGGCTGATTGAACGACTGCTCGACGAACATCCCGGTATCATCACCGCGCGGGTTAATTTCGCGACGCATCGGCTCCTGGTCGGTTTTGACCCGACCCGAACGACCCCGGCTGGGATCTGCACCCGCCTCGCAGAAATCGGTTATCTGCCTCGCCCCTACACCCCCGATGAACTGCAACGCGCGGCTGAACGCGAGCGCCGTTCCCTGCTCTTGCGTTTCGGCACCGCGGCATTCCTCTCCATGCAGCTGATGGGGTTTTCTATTGCCCTGTACGGCGGCTATCTGCGCGGCATCGACCCCGACACGCGCCAGTTACTGCAAATCCTTGCGGCGCTGGTCGCGACCCCGGTCGTCTTCTATGGCGGTTTCCCCTTTCTGCGTGGAGCCTGGTTCAGTCTGCGCAACCGCAGTGCAAATATGGACCTGCTGATTACCCTCGGCACCGTTTCCGCTTACAGTTACAGTCTTTATGCCCTGAGCCAGGGTGGTGAAGTCTATTTTGACACCGCCGCGATGATTGTCACCTTGATTCTTGCCGGACGTCTTTACGAAAGCGGGGCGCGCCGCCAGGCCTCATCGGGGATTGATCGCCTCTTACAACTCGCACCCTGCCGCGCCCGACGAATAACGGGCGAGGGTGTTACCGAGGTCGACAGCCATCAGTTGCTGATTGCTGATCATATTCTGGTCGGCGCCGGGGAACGTTTCCCCGTCGATGGCCAGATTCTCAGCGGATGTACCGAAGTGGACGAGGCCGCGGTCAATGGCGAACCGCTGCCGGTGGTGCGTGAACCGGGCATGAAAATTGTTGCCGGAACACTGAATTTGAGCGGCAGTGTCGAAATTCTGGTCACCGCAGTCGCCAATGAATCGTTTGTTGCCCGCGTCGCCCGACTGGTCGAACAGGCTCAGGCGTGCAAAGCGCCGCTGCAACGTCTGGCGGACCGTGTCGCCATGATCTTTATCCCGCTGGTCCTGCTGGTTGCAGTCGGGACCTGGCTCTACTGGTTTGACCAGCCCGGCGGGTGGCTCCATGCGATTACCGTTCTGGTCGTCGCCTGCCCCTGCGCACTGGGCCTGGCAACGCCGATGGCGGTGATGGTTGCAACCGGGAATGCCGCCGAGCACGGCATCCTTTTTCGCGGCGGCGATATCCTTGAAGGTTGCGCTCAGGTCGATCTGGTCGCCTTTGACAAAACCGGCACGCTCACCGACGGTCGCCCGCTGGTGACACACCTTTCCCCCCATGAATGCAGCGCAGAACGTTTACTCGAACTTGCCGCCCGCGCCGCAGCCGGAAGTTCCCATCCGCTGGCGCGCGGCATTATTCAAGCGGCTGTGGAACGCGGCGTCAGCACCCTTCCCGTAGCGCATGTCCAAACGATTCCGGGACGCGGGACGGCACTGCAGACCGACGAAGGACTGCTGCTGACCGGGAGCTGGCGCTATCTTCATGAACAGGGAATCACCGCCGCGCGGACTGAAAACGAGCGCAGCGAAGTCCACGTTGCCCTGCACGGAAAATATATTGGTTGCATCAGTCTTGCCGATCAACTCCGCGACGAAGCCGCAACCGCCGTCGCGGCCCTGAAAAGAATGGGGCTGGGGACGCTGCTGCTGACCGGCGATCAAACAGGTGTTGCCGCGCACATTGCCACCATCCTCCGGCTGGACAAGTATCACGCTGAACTGACCCCGGCGGACAAAGTGGCGCTGATTAAAGATGCGGAACGTAGCGGGCAACATACGCTAATGGTTGGCGACGGCATCAACGACGCACCGGCCCTTGTCAGTGCCCACGTCGGTTGTGCCATCAGCGGAGGAACCGATATCGCCATTGAAAGCGCTGATCTGGTGCTTGCCCGTGCCGACCTGACGAACATCCCTTTCGCCTTGCGTCTGGCCCGGCAGACAGTGCGCATTATTCGCCAAAATCTGCTCTGGGCCTTCAGCTACAATCTGGTGGCCATCCCCCTCGCCGCCAGCGGCAAACTTGCTCCGGTCTACGGTGCAGCAGCCATGGCGCTCAGTTCCGTTTGCGTCGTGACCAATTCGCTGCGACTCAAACGGATCAGAAAGGACTGA
- the ccoS gene encoding cbb3-type cytochrome oxidase assembly protein CcoS, which yields MFKSIVILIILSFCIGLGAWLFFMHTVRRGDFDDIEGPKHRMLDDDDE from the coding sequence ATGTTTAAATCGATCGTGATTTTAATTATTCTGTCGTTCTGCATCGGGCTCGGTGCCTGGCTGTTTTTCATGCACACCGTCAGGCGGGGTGATTTTGACGATATTGAAGGGCCGAAGCATCGGATGCTGGATGATGACGATGAATAA
- a CDS encoding 4Fe-4S binding protein, which produces MTDRPLTTFIGPRRRALQWATTLFILLLPWVRPGGVSLLRVDLPTLSLHLFGQILRIEELYLFLFFTLTLTFGFLLMTLTFGRVWCGWGCPQTTLNDMTEWLIRRLHLTVDGNSLTGPSSHRVLLHGIYLTLSLLVAANLLWYFIEPPRFFSELLHGKLDMIASGTLLIVAATVYLDLAFLRRLMCHDFCPYGRFQSALADQSTLTLQRPAVEIARCIDCGACARACPMGIDIRDGEQIACINCGRCLDACRQVMARRNEPGLIRYSFGRHATGAGDLITPRRLLLTGATLALTIMLLFAVHNRSSATLKVAHSHTVASRLLADGQQATFFNLWVNNRAKLTTMYRVQVRSTDPSPLTVKGPVAQIFLKPGENRRLDVVVVGSPLPQRRDIEFILFDKETIVASAAAQLPALPPPAE; this is translated from the coding sequence ATGACTGACCGTCCCCTCACGACGTTTATCGGGCCACGCCGCCGCGCCTTGCAGTGGGCAACCACCCTGTTCATCCTGCTGCTGCCGTGGGTGCGTCCCGGCGGAGTCAGTCTGCTGCGGGTCGATCTGCCCACCCTCAGCCTCCACCTCTTCGGGCAAATCTTGCGGATCGAGGAACTGTATCTGTTCCTCTTTTTCACCCTGACGCTCACTTTCGGTTTCCTGCTGATGACGTTGACCTTTGGCAGGGTCTGGTGCGGCTGGGGGTGTCCGCAAACCACCCTCAACGATATGACCGAATGGCTGATCCGGCGTCTGCACCTCACCGTCGACGGGAACTCGCTGACCGGGCCATCTTCTCACCGGGTTCTTCTTCACGGTATCTATCTGACCTTGTCGTTGCTGGTCGCGGCCAATCTGCTCTGGTATTTTATCGAACCGCCGCGCTTTTTCAGCGAGCTGCTGCACGGCAAGCTGGATATGATTGCCAGCGGAACGCTGCTCATCGTCGCAGCGACGGTCTACCTGGACCTTGCCTTTCTGCGCCGCTTGATGTGCCATGATTTCTGCCCTTACGGGCGATTTCAAAGCGCGCTTGCCGATCAGTCAACGTTGACTCTTCAGCGCCCCGCTGTTGAGATTGCGCGCTGCATCGATTGCGGCGCCTGTGCGCGGGCCTGTCCAATGGGGATCGATATTCGCGACGGTGAGCAGATCGCCTGTATCAACTGCGGTCGCTGTCTGGATGCCTGTCGCCAGGTCATGGCGCGACGTAACGAACCGGGTTTGATCCGCTACAGTTTCGGTCGTCACGCGACCGGCGCTGGCGATTTAATCACCCCGCGCCGCCTGCTGCTGACTGGTGCGACGCTCGCCCTGACGATCATGCTCCTGTTTGCCGTTCACAATCGTTCGTCCGCAACCTTGAAAGTGGCGCACTCCCACACCGTTGCCAGTCGTTTGCTCGCGGACGGTCAACAGGCCACTTTTTTCAACCTCTGGGTTAATAATCGCGCTAAACTCACCACAATGTACCGCGTGCAGGTGCGCAGCACCGACCCGTCGCCGCTGACCGTCAAGGGGCCGGTCGCGCAAATCTTTCTCAAGCCGGGAGAAAATCGGCGCCTGGATGTGGTCGTTGTCGGTTCTCCCCTGCCGCAACGACGAGACATCGAATTTATCCTGTTTGACAAGGAAACCATCGTCGCCAGCGCAGCGGCACAATTACCAGCATTGCCGCCACCTGCTGAATAA
- a CDS encoding cytochrome c, with protein MSSNDPHHDEHADGIIEDREQRPPVYFYILFFGLIIWAVIFMAYYLLSGWSSDAEFQQKMTEHKTQVEQAAPAATAPVSIDATTLFADNCAVCHGSHGEGGIGPALHGAAYIYGKDVAAIKASITSGRPNGMPNFGNQLSAAEISALAEYLLKL; from the coding sequence ATGAGCAGCAACGATCCGCACCACGACGAGCACGCTGACGGTATCATTGAGGACCGCGAACAACGACCGCCAGTCTATTTCTATATCCTCTTTTTCGGACTGATTATCTGGGCGGTCATCTTTATGGCCTACTACCTCTTGTCAGGGTGGTCGTCCGACGCTGAATTTCAACAGAAAATGACCGAGCACAAGACGCAGGTCGAGCAGGCAGCCCCGGCAGCGACAGCTCCCGTCTCGATCGATGCGACCACGTTATTCGCCGACAACTGTGCGGTGTGCCATGGTAGTCACGGCGAGGGAGGGATCGGTCCCGCCCTGCACGGCGCCGCCTACATTTACGGTAAAGATGTCGCCGCGATCAAAGCAAGCATTACCTCCGGTCGTCCGAACGGCATGCCCAACTTCGGCAATCAGCTCAGTGCCGCGGAAATTTCCGCCCTGGCAGAGTATCTCCTCAAACTTTGA